One window from the genome of Pantoea cypripedii encodes:
- a CDS encoding YbjO family protein: protein MSETLKHVPVLTPATVTVAGIAIIATRCISVLMLANELGYDELVNFVHRSAQAWDSTFIFIASQLIFLFELRCAFTLMRGSNRGRWGYVSTQIVVLGYMLLASMGWVYPEIFSIHGESNAQIIHHTLLQKLPDAMVLLLLFVPASSRAFFRRR from the coding sequence ATGTCGGAAACCCTGAAGCATGTCCCCGTTTTAACCCCAGCAACCGTCACGGTGGCTGGGATCGCCATTATCGCTACCCGCTGTATCAGCGTGCTGATGCTCGCCAATGAGCTGGGTTATGACGAACTGGTCAACTTTGTGCACCGCAGTGCGCAAGCCTGGGATTCCACCTTTATCTTTATCGCCAGCCAGCTGATCTTTTTATTTGAGCTGCGCTGCGCCTTTACCCTGATGCGAGGCAGTAACCGGGGCCGCTGGGGTTATGTCTCGACTCAGATTGTTGTGCTGGGTTATATGCTGCTGGCGTCGATGGGATGGGTTTACCCGGAAATCTTCAGCATCCACGGTGAGAGCAATGCCCAGATTATCCACCATACGCTGCTACAGAAGCTGCCGGATGCGATGGTGCTGTTGCTGCTGTTTGTCCCGGCCAGCAGCCGCGCTTTTTTCCGTCGCCGGTGA